Proteins encoded together in one Ictidomys tridecemlineatus isolate mIctTri1 chromosome 3, mIctTri1.hap1, whole genome shotgun sequence window:
- the LOC144375697 gene encoding melanoma inhibitory activity protein 2-like, with product MKPGPSPYGVPWELVMCRAIGCFALLLFLWRSFQCVRSRLYVGREKQLALKLSRLIEEKCELLEKVSLVQKELEGLESTLKDSSSEKGPRDVPNLEATYEKLHRSKPSHGDERLFLDKELEEQKARHCKQDEIMADISRRIKSLEGESESIRSEIAETKTNLRLLQISEEGLQLAMKEALDECSQLQQSQKPILQGDTEAWRGQGRVQCEESTTLEDSQFHSKQVQTDKDNHVKSLTEGLLKMKDRSSPTKGAQTDIGNLEWGMMSESGIGAHLDDEPKGAVKKLVDGAKLKSSLETLEGQRFQTCAFLSEVEKTKEDLREQIRSLKTEQATLLSENTWLEGENENLQQKFKDMMECYQENMMKLHGKLRVEENYRVEQEEKLSKVKEEMGHTREELETYRKRAKYLKEELERTIQSCQGKIIYSEKKAHESELAAWIAERNLHYFMKQNARNRQKLTERELQLELLEEDPCALGVSNAALGRKLSPNGPSALGPPWQGGCYSKYARPWRPAELRGSNLPSLDKEDGPMSSEIQSSRKETKMNLDDSNVLDSPLPAENQATGSGSLLAPFPPVRGELFPVDPRSQFIRRGPFFPPPPPGNRYGAPGDYFPPGPPPPPFFPMPDVYEWRYFPHDLPPRAGFPPPTPAF from the coding sequence atgaagccaggcccaagTCCTTATGGTGTTCCTTGGGAGTTGGTGATGTGTAGAGCTATTGGATGTTttgctcttctcttgtttttgtggagaagttttcAGTGTGTTAGAAGCAGGCTGTatgtgggaagagaaaaacagctggCTTTAAAACTTTCTAGACTAATTGAAGAGAAATGTGAACTACTTGAAAAAGTTAGCCTTGTTCAAAAAGAGCTTGAAGGCTTAGAGTCAACTTTAAAGGACAGCAGTTCTGAGAAGGGTCCAAGAGACGTCCCCAATTTGGAGGCAACCTATGAAAAGCTGCATAGGTCCAAACCTAGCCATGGGGATGAAAGACTTTTTCTAGACAAAGAGCTAGAAGAACAAAAGGCTAGACATTGTAAACAGGATGAAATCATGGCAGATATATCGAGAAGGATAAAATCCCTTGAAGGTGAATCAGAATCAATCAGATCAGAAATAGctgaaactaaaacaaacttgagactGCTTCAAATAAGTGAGGAAGGACTTCAGCTGGCAATGAAGGAAGCCTTGGATGAATGTTCCCAGCTTCAGCAAAGTCAGAAACCGATCTTACAAGGAGACACTGAAGCATGGAGAGGACAAGGACGTGTCCAATGTGAAGAGAGCACCACATTGGAAGACTCTCAATTCCATTCAAAACAAGTTCAAACTGATAAAGACAATCACGTGAAGTCTCTGACTGAAGGCTTGCTGAAGATGAAAGATAGGTCTTCTCCAACCAAGGGAGCCCAAACAGACATTGGGAACTTGGAATGGGGAATGATGAGTGAATCAGGAATTGGTGCTCACTTGGATGATGAGCCCAAAGGAGCTGTGAAGAAACTGGTTGATGGTGCTAAGCTAAAGTCCTCCTTAGAAACCTTAGAAGGACAAAGATTTCAAACTTGTGCTTTCTTATCTgaagtagagaaaacaaaggaagaccttaGAGAACAGATTAGAAGTCTGAAGACTGAACAGGCCACCTTGCTGTCAGAAAATACATGGCTTGAAGGTGAGAATGAGAACCTTCAGCAGAAATTTAAAGACATGATGGAATGCtatcaagaaaatatgatgaaactCCATGGGAAActcagagtagaggaaaattaCCGGGTGGAGCAAGAGGAGAAACTTTCCAAGGTCAAAGAAGAGATGGGCCATACAAGAGAAGAGCTGGAGACCTACAGAAAGCGAGCCaaatatcttaaagaagaattggagagaaccattCAGTCCTGTCAGGGGAAGATTATTTACTCTGAGAAAAAAGCACATGAGAGTGAGTTGGCGGCTTGGATTGCTGAAAGAAACCtccattatttcatgaaacaaaacGCTCGCAATagacaaaagttaactgaaaggGAGCTTCAATTGGAACTCCTAGAGGAAGATCCCTGTGCACTTGGTGTTTCAAATGCAGCATTGGGCAGAAAGCTTTCCCCCAATGGTCCCTCAGCATTGGGTCCTCCTTGGCAAGGTGGATGTTATTCGAAGTATGCTAGACCATGGCGACCAGCAGAACTCAGAGGTTCTAATCTGCCTTCTTTGGATAAAGAGGATGGGCCTATGTCTTCAGAAATTCAGTCCAGTAGAAAGGAGACCAAaatgaatcttgatgattccaatGTGCTCGATTCACCTctccctgctgaaaaccaagcaacTGGCTCTGGCTCATTGTTGGCACCTTTCCCTCCAGTCAGAGGTGAATTATTTCCTGTGGACCCAAGGAGTCAGTTCATAAGAAGAGGACCATTTTTCCCTCcgcctcctccaggaaacagGTATGGGGCACCTGGAGATTATTTTCCACCGGGCCCACCACCCCCTCCATTTTTTCCAATGCCAGATGTCTATGAATGGAGGTATTTTCCTCATGACCTTCCCCCAAGAGCTGgatttcctccccccacccccgcattctga